The Streptomyces sp. NBC_00440 genome contains a region encoding:
- a CDS encoding acyl-CoA dehydrogenase family protein, which translates to MPFTLEPSYDDNPRLRTLVADLRRYLHEELIPYERERGLTPETKLDRATLEHVWKRSRELGFYGVSLPPELGGQGLSLAELCALKEELTASGAVLSHSVLGDMGGPLRAGSIVKYATEYQLEHYLLPVIRGERACCFSITEQDAGSDVRRMTTTATPDGDSYVLTGRKVFSSAAPFADFAVVVARMAGTEEAYSAFLVDLDSPGCRVLDGEVPMSGQQMEGDLDFDGCRVPAANLLGEIGQGLRIGIGRITLNRLLHCPSLIGAARRAWDLSVEYSKSRVAFEQPLLALQAIQHKLADMATDIYAARSAVMATAARADQGANIGVEANMCKLLTAESCFRVADQAVQIHGKAGLTRGHEVEQIFRTLRMFRVVTGTSEIHKNAIAKSLI; encoded by the coding sequence ATGCCCTTCACCCTCGAACCCTCCTACGACGACAACCCGCGCCTGCGGACACTGGTCGCCGACCTGCGCCGCTACCTCCACGAGGAGCTCATCCCGTACGAGCGCGAGCGGGGCCTGACCCCGGAGACCAAGCTCGACCGGGCCACTCTCGAACACGTCTGGAAACGCAGCCGCGAACTCGGTTTCTACGGCGTCAGCCTGCCCCCCGAACTGGGCGGACAGGGGCTGAGCCTGGCCGAACTCTGCGCTCTGAAGGAGGAACTGACCGCATCCGGAGCCGTGTTGTCCCACTCGGTCCTCGGTGACATGGGCGGACCGCTGCGCGCCGGCTCCATCGTCAAGTACGCGACCGAGTACCAGCTGGAGCACTATCTGCTCCCCGTCATCCGGGGCGAACGTGCCTGCTGCTTCTCCATCACGGAGCAGGACGCGGGCTCGGACGTACGGCGCATGACCACCACCGCCACACCTGACGGCGATTCCTACGTCCTCACCGGCCGGAAGGTGTTCAGCTCGGCCGCGCCTTTCGCCGACTTCGCCGTCGTCGTCGCCCGCATGGCCGGTACGGAGGAGGCGTACAGCGCGTTCCTCGTCGACCTCGACAGCCCCGGCTGCCGGGTACTCGACGGCGAAGTCCCCATGTCCGGGCAGCAGATGGAGGGCGACCTGGACTTCGACGGCTGCCGTGTCCCCGCCGCGAACCTGCTGGGCGAGATCGGCCAGGGGCTGCGCATCGGCATCGGCCGCATCACCCTCAACCGCCTCCTGCACTGCCCCTCGCTCATCGGTGCGGCACGGCGCGCCTGGGATCTGTCCGTGGAGTACTCCAAGAGCCGCGTCGCCTTCGAGCAGCCACTCCTCGCCCTCCAGGCCATCCAGCACAAGCTCGCGGACATGGCCACCGACATCTACGCCGCCCGCTCCGCGGTCATGGCCACGGCAGCCCGCGCCGACCAGGGGGCGAACATCGGCGTCGAGGCCAACATGTGCAAGCTGCTCACCGCCGAGTCCTGTTTCCGCGTCGCCGACCAGGCCGTACAGATCCACGGCAAGGCCGGGCTCACCCGCGGCCACGAGGTCGAGCAGATCTTCCGGACGCTGCGCATGTTCCGCGTCGTCACCGGGACCAGCGAGATCCACAAGAACGCGATCGCCAAGTCGCTGATCTGA
- a CDS encoding Lrp/AsnC family transcriptional regulator, whose translation MRETVTTSELDLALVNALQLRPRAPWTELAPLLGVTAGTLARRWERLTGEGLAWVYAAPGREFSRNRCSAFVLLRCLPRDRSRLMAELSPLPEAVTIELTGAGTADLLLDVLAPDLTALTRFLSEKLDPIPGITSMTCLLTTELYVEGSRWRLRSLAPAQLTALGSPAAVGESTRTPGLDAVDRALLDELVRDGRLGLAELAERTSTSPATVRRRMRRLTDSSVLTFRCDIASALAGHPVPVSLLGQVPARDIGTVHRTLVALPECRLVAAVTGPSNIFTTLWVHDLGDIQRRETALCARLPTLTVTDRIVGLHTVKRMGHLLDAEGRRVGVQPIAPW comes from the coding sequence ATGCGAGAAACGGTCACCACCAGCGAACTCGACCTCGCGCTGGTGAACGCCCTCCAGCTGCGGCCCAGAGCCCCCTGGACGGAGCTGGCCCCGCTGCTCGGCGTGACCGCGGGCACGCTGGCCCGCCGCTGGGAGCGGCTGACCGGGGAGGGGCTCGCCTGGGTGTACGCGGCGCCCGGGCGCGAGTTCTCCCGCAACCGCTGCTCGGCCTTCGTCCTGCTGCGCTGCCTTCCCCGGGACCGGTCCCGGCTGATGGCGGAGCTGAGCCCGCTCCCGGAAGCCGTGACGATCGAGCTGACCGGCGCCGGCACCGCCGATCTGCTGCTCGACGTGCTCGCCCCGGACCTGACGGCGCTCACCCGGTTCCTCAGCGAGAAGCTGGACCCGATACCGGGCATCACATCGATGACCTGCCTGCTCACCACGGAGCTCTACGTCGAGGGCAGCCGCTGGCGGCTGCGCTCCCTGGCCCCCGCCCAGCTGACGGCGCTCGGCAGCCCGGCGGCGGTGGGGGAGTCCACCCGTACGCCCGGACTCGACGCCGTCGACCGGGCCCTGCTCGACGAACTGGTCCGCGACGGCCGGCTCGGTCTGGCCGAACTCGCCGAGCGCACGTCCACCAGCCCGGCCACCGTCCGCCGCCGGATGCGCCGCCTCACGGACTCGTCGGTCCTGACCTTCCGCTGTGACATCGCCTCAGCCCTGGCGGGGCATCCGGTCCCGGTCTCGCTGCTCGGGCAGGTGCCCGCGCGCGACATCGGCACCGTTCACCGCACACTGGTGGCTCTGCCCGAATGCCGGCTGGTGGCCGCCGTGACCGGTCCCTCGAACATCTTCACCACGCTCTGGGTGCACGACCTCGGTGACATCCAGCGCCGCGAGACCGCCCTGTGCGCCCGGCTGCCCACCCTCACGGTGACCGACCGCATCGTCGGCCTGCACACGGTCAAACGCATGGGCCATCTGCTCGACGCGGAGGGGCGCCGGGTGGGGGTGCAGCCGATCGCCCCCTGGTAG
- a CDS encoding TetR/AcrR family transcriptional regulator: protein MKPAAPKPAEDRRVRRTRHALRSALVGLVLDHGFHAITVEELTERADVARATFYSHYRDKEDLLVDVVRELAADRERLLPAVEQAQAQGFTGLPVLYIFQHAEQEKPVYRVILRGEGDGRALREFTEITCDRVERLFRERAGELGVTPRIPFDVIARAWTGELIGMLTWWVENDTGYSAAEITGHLRDLSVYGRVWASGLTPSDAPGAVDSTP, encoded by the coding sequence ATGAAGCCCGCAGCCCCGAAACCCGCCGAGGACCGCCGCGTCCGCCGCACCCGCCACGCACTGCGCTCGGCTCTCGTCGGTCTCGTCCTGGACCACGGATTCCACGCGATCACCGTGGAGGAACTCACCGAGCGCGCGGATGTCGCCCGCGCCACCTTCTACTCCCACTACCGCGACAAGGAGGACCTGCTCGTCGACGTCGTCCGGGAACTCGCCGCGGACCGGGAACGGCTGCTGCCGGCCGTCGAACAGGCCCAGGCCCAGGGCTTCACCGGCCTGCCGGTCCTCTACATCTTCCAGCACGCGGAGCAGGAGAAGCCCGTCTACCGGGTCATCCTCAGGGGCGAGGGCGACGGCCGGGCGCTGCGGGAGTTCACGGAGATCACCTGCGACCGCGTCGAGCGCCTCTTCCGTGAACGCGCCGGGGAGCTCGGCGTCACCCCGCGCATCCCCTTCGACGTCATCGCGCGGGCATGGACGGGCGAGCTCATCGGCATGCTGACCTGGTGGGTGGAGAACGACACCGGGTACAGCGCCGCCGAGATCACGGGGCATCTGCGGGACCTGTCCGTGTACGGGCGGGTGTGGGCCTCGGGGCTGACACCGTCGGACGCACCGGGAGCCGTCGACAGCACGCCCTGA
- a CDS encoding MFS transporter: MVVNFADKSALGLAAVPVMADLHISNSTYGLVSSSFSLLFSLSGLVVGFFSSRLSSRLLLFVMGLLWAVAQLPVVVVATVPTLVAGRLLLGAAEGPAASMSMHALYKWFPPERRGLPSALQIGGAALGTLVAAPVVTWLISAFGWRSAFAALGVAGAVWSLLWWKGGHDGPYDDAGRPPHGPAAPQASDRLPYRKLLLSGTVLGSISSAFGASWALSLSQAWLAPYLRTQLGMSAGTAATTISAVSAFSLVLLLTVSLFVDRLKSRGMSSRWACGGLQGAVVCVAAVAMAGFPLTHAPGPRVLLIAVAFAVASVAVPLHYMTTAEAVPASQRGAVFGIVAATGTLPGLVVPAVTGHLIDAGPTQQEGYRTAFLLAAGVMFVAGAVAIAAIRPEHDARRLGLATGRRPGCSPTSPKCPEPGGTCCG; the protein is encoded by the coding sequence ATGGTCGTCAACTTCGCCGACAAGTCCGCCCTGGGCCTGGCCGCCGTCCCGGTGATGGCCGACCTGCACATCAGTAACAGCACCTACGGGCTGGTCTCCAGCTCCTTCTCCCTGCTGTTCAGCCTCTCCGGTCTGGTCGTCGGGTTCTTCTCCTCGCGGCTGTCCAGCCGGCTGCTGCTGTTCGTCATGGGGCTGCTGTGGGCGGTGGCCCAACTCCCGGTCGTCGTCGTGGCCACGGTGCCCACCCTCGTCGCCGGCCGCCTGCTGCTCGGCGCCGCCGAAGGGCCCGCCGCCTCGATGTCCATGCACGCCCTGTACAAGTGGTTCCCGCCCGAGCGGCGCGGGCTGCCATCGGCGCTGCAGATCGGCGGCGCGGCCCTGGGTACCCTGGTCGCCGCACCGGTGGTCACCTGGCTCATCAGCGCCTTCGGCTGGCGTTCGGCCTTCGCCGCCCTCGGCGTGGCCGGCGCGGTCTGGAGCCTGCTGTGGTGGAAGGGCGGACATGACGGTCCGTACGACGATGCTGGCCGGCCGCCTCACGGCCCGGCCGCCCCGCAGGCCTCCGACCGGCTGCCCTACCGCAAACTGCTGCTCAGCGGCACGGTGCTGGGGAGCATATCCAGCGCTTTCGGCGCCTCCTGGGCGCTGTCCCTGAGCCAGGCGTGGCTGGCCCCCTACCTCCGGACACAGCTCGGCATGTCGGCGGGGACCGCCGCGACCACCATCAGCGCCGTATCGGCCTTCAGCCTCGTCCTCCTGCTGACGGTCTCCCTCTTCGTCGACCGGCTCAAGTCGCGCGGCATGTCGAGCCGTTGGGCGTGCGGTGGGCTGCAGGGCGCCGTGGTGTGCGTCGCGGCGGTGGCCATGGCGGGCTTCCCCCTGACCCATGCGCCGGGCCCCCGCGTCCTGCTCATCGCCGTGGCCTTCGCCGTTGCCTCGGTAGCTGTTCCCCTGCACTACATGACCACGGCCGAGGCCGTTCCCGCCTCCCAGCGAGGCGCGGTGTTCGGCATCGTCGCCGCCACCGGTACCCTTCCCGGCCTCGTCGTTCCCGCCGTCACCGGCCACCTCATCGACGCGGGGCCGACCCAACAGGAGGGCTACCGCACCGCGTTTCTCCTCGCTGCCGGCGTCATGTTCGTCGCCGGAGCGGTGGCCATCGCCGCTATCCGGCCCGAACACGACGCACGGCGCCTGGGCCTGGCCACCGGGAGGAGGCCGGGCTGTTCACCGACTTCGCCGAAGTGTCCGGAGCCCGGCGGAACATGCTGTGGATGA
- a CDS encoding serine hydrolase domain-containing protein, with the protein MTQPVEMSSLADLVWALGFTDPAWVRRHNAAGRETVPSRRVWRGRDRPRELPAAERDSGIDSLRLTTPDGRAIPLPEVFAAAQTDAFLVLHRGTVVHETYLHGYEAHVPHFNASAAKSYIGLLAAVLAHEGLLDRTARVTTYVPELAGTAFGEAEVGHLLHMGTQMSYAGRPYDKALEAQRYAAILAPRLRPYGYTGPATIREHLATARATAAPGTGFRYENGNVEALAEVLRRVTGTTTSALLSELLWSRIGAEEDAYYILDSEGAEAACGGFSATARDVARLGEMIRCGGAAGGRQVVPESVAAAITTPVPDYTRRVRFPAAPATTPATLSYHDLWWIPNDPHGSFMASGIHGQRLFVSPGLDLVIVHFGSQVMSPAVPQVPLIEAFLLVGAHLNGARTHG; encoded by the coding sequence ATGACGCAGCCGGTGGAGATGTCCTCGTTGGCGGACCTCGTCTGGGCACTAGGTTTCACGGATCCGGCGTGGGTGCGCCGGCACAATGCCGCAGGCCGTGAGACGGTGCCCAGCCGCCGTGTCTGGCGCGGCCGGGACCGGCCACGCGAACTGCCTGCGGCGGAGCGGGACTCCGGCATCGACAGCCTCCGGCTCACCACGCCGGACGGCCGCGCGATCCCTCTCCCCGAGGTGTTCGCCGCGGCCCAGACGGATGCCTTCCTCGTCCTCCACCGCGGAACCGTCGTCCACGAGACCTACCTGCACGGCTACGAGGCCCACGTGCCGCACTTCAACGCCTCGGCGGCGAAGTCGTACATAGGCCTGCTGGCGGCGGTACTCGCACACGAGGGACTGCTCGACCGGACGGCCCGGGTCACCACATACGTCCCCGAACTGGCGGGCACCGCCTTCGGTGAGGCCGAGGTCGGCCACCTGCTCCACATGGGCACGCAGATGAGCTATGCGGGCCGCCCCTACGACAAAGCGCTCGAAGCCCAGCGCTACGCCGCCATCCTCGCCCCGCGACTGCGCCCGTACGGCTACACGGGCCCGGCGACCATCCGCGAACACCTCGCCACCGCACGGGCGACCGCCGCCCCGGGCACCGGGTTCCGCTACGAGAACGGCAATGTGGAGGCGCTCGCCGAAGTCCTGCGCCGGGTCACCGGAACGACCACCTCCGCGCTGCTGTCCGAACTCCTCTGGTCCCGCATCGGGGCGGAGGAGGACGCCTACTACATCCTGGACTCCGAAGGCGCCGAGGCCGCCTGCGGCGGCTTCAGTGCGACGGCGCGGGACGTGGCCAGGCTCGGCGAGATGATCCGCTGCGGCGGCGCGGCCGGCGGTCGGCAGGTGGTGCCGGAGTCCGTTGCCGCCGCCATCACCACCCCGGTCCCGGACTACACCCGGCGCGTCCGCTTCCCCGCGGCCCCCGCGACCACGCCCGCCACCCTCTCGTACCACGACCTGTGGTGGATTCCGAACGACCCGCACGGCTCCTTCATGGCCAGCGGCATTCACGGCCAGCGGCTGTTCGTCTCACCCGGACTCGACCTCGTCATCGTGCACTTCGGCTCACAGGTCATGTCACCCGCGGTGCCGCAAGTCCCCCTGATCGAGGCGTTCCTCCTGGTGGGCGCCCACCTCAACGGCGCCCGTACCCACGGCTGA
- a CDS encoding RNA polymerase sigma factor — translation MGDPPASPAGPNGGHPPVTRPADGTEALAVRASSGDQAALDALLRDISPDVLRRCARFLLYREDAEEAAQDVLVQVARNIHRFEGRSKFSTWLYTVVANCSRQKYRELKRRSAETPLTTAEATHPDPRTTSVIAGSRVDLLEALERLEREAPQLVTPLIYRDICELDYAEIADRMNLPVGTVKSRLHRARQQVRPWLMGGDTSREPGGAEA, via the coding sequence ATGGGTGATCCCCCAGCGAGTCCAGCCGGCCCGAACGGCGGACACCCTCCCGTGACCCGGCCCGCCGATGGAACAGAGGCCCTGGCCGTCCGTGCGTCCAGCGGCGACCAGGCAGCTCTGGACGCCCTGCTGCGGGACATCAGTCCCGATGTGCTGCGCCGCTGTGCCCGGTTCCTCCTGTACCGCGAGGACGCCGAGGAGGCGGCCCAGGACGTGCTCGTCCAGGTGGCGCGCAACATCCACCGTTTTGAAGGCCGCAGCAAGTTCAGCACCTGGCTGTACACGGTGGTCGCCAACTGTTCGCGGCAGAAGTACCGCGAGCTCAAGCGGCGCTCGGCCGAGACCCCGCTGACCACGGCGGAGGCGACCCACCCCGACCCGCGCACCACCAGCGTGATCGCGGGCTCGCGCGTCGATCTGCTCGAAGCCCTGGAGCGGCTGGAGCGCGAGGCTCCGCAGCTGGTGACACCGCTGATCTACCGCGACATCTGCGAACTCGACTACGCGGAGATCGCCGACCGGATGAACCTGCCGGTCGGCACCGTGAAGTCCCGCCTGCACCGCGCCCGCCAGCAGGTCAGGCCCTGGCTGATGGGCGGGGACACCAGCCGGGAACCGGGCGGCGCCGAAGCCTGA
- a CDS encoding DUF4232 domain-containing protein, protein MPNRGQRGSEGHLTGAGGRATFAGRRGMVAGAAAAAVASALLLGGCGNSDSGPQKVASVGGPVTSGASVPAAGTGKEPTPQESGSGSGQGSPTPPPGADSSGSSSAAPQRSGGTGGTGGGGKTPPPAAPTRCHTSELRLTIGDDHPGAGQEDFALVLTNMSGHTCTVSGFPGLAFVDNGGSQVSVDPERTGSSGGPVKVAPGASAWAPLTFTNPDVSGAGKVTPPTVRVTPPDEKVALIVPWNGGAVPADGSSGPQVGSFSAGSGG, encoded by the coding sequence ATGCCGAATCGAGGACAGCGGGGCAGCGAGGGCCATCTGACCGGGGCGGGCGGGAGGGCCACGTTCGCCGGCCGCCGAGGCATGGTCGCCGGGGCCGCCGCAGCGGCCGTCGCGAGCGCACTGCTGCTCGGCGGGTGCGGCAACAGCGACTCAGGACCGCAGAAGGTCGCCAGCGTCGGCGGCCCGGTGACCAGTGGCGCGTCGGTCCCCGCGGCCGGCACCGGCAAGGAACCGACCCCGCAGGAGTCGGGGTCCGGAAGCGGCCAGGGGTCGCCCACCCCTCCGCCCGGGGCGGACAGCTCCGGGAGCAGCAGCGCAGCGCCGCAGCGGAGCGGCGGCACCGGCGGCACCGGCGGAGGTGGGAAGACACCCCCACCGGCGGCCCCGACCCGCTGCCACACCTCCGAACTCCGTCTGACGATCGGCGACGACCACCCCGGCGCGGGGCAGGAGGACTTCGCGCTGGTCCTCACCAACATGTCCGGCCACACCTGCACCGTCAGCGGTTTCCCGGGCCTGGCCTTCGTGGACAACGGCGGCAGCCAGGTCTCGGTGGATCCCGAACGCACCGGTTCCTCCGGCGGGCCGGTGAAGGTGGCACCCGGGGCGAGCGCCTGGGCGCCGCTGACGTTCACCAACCCGGATGTGTCGGGGGCGGGCAAGGTGACACCGCCGACCGTACGAGTCACCCCGCCGGACGAGAAGGTCGCGCTGATCGTGCCGTGGAACGGCGGCGCGGTGCCGGCGGACGGGAGTTCGGGGCCGCAGGTCGGGTCGTTCTCGGCAGGCTCGGGCGGCTGA
- a CDS encoding protein kinase domain-containing protein, translating to MSVPEEIGRYRVLRRLGTGAFAVVWLAHDERLHAEVAVKVMADNWSYRLDIRERFVAEARLLRRANSGGVVQVFDIGDLPDGRPYFVMEYADHGTLDDLLTAGELDVDEALRLTAEAARGAAALHDADIVHRDIKPSNILLKGRPGGHERVLIADLGLAKNLAQASGLTVIAGSSGYMAPEQAEPYDGIDARADVYSLGAVLHHLLTGTVPGPPGKVLPADELRPGLPAQVVAAVQRAMEPDREQRWESARAFTAELERLRELPTSGATAPAPVGPPVPSAPAGSPAPSAPAGSPVPSASGASSAPVGSPVPPAPGAPSVPSGSPVPSASSASSAPAGSPVPPAFGAPSAPSASPVPPGPVFGSPVPANPGDFAAPSPSPEPVAFSESFGAPEFVASPGASASFTSPERPGQPAGSVSPVPAAPGGGGPDAPRPTRTRRPRTLRTVLTVLTAVVVVAGAGTALTLWERRPPSTEQVSDATGKLSLEVPHAWAVQLADSGWSPGVLGLGRTHRAGLTVADSVSGWSDLRTDDDGVFAGTVAPGTSSSAALTAKVKKSTHPGCRDAGTKTYSDSRWHGTVRTWDSCGTGGRSLKEIALVPVAEGNPPVYVQIRCAESFGSGATDRILRSVRAAA from the coding sequence ATGTCCGTACCAGAAGAGATTGGCCGGTACCGCGTACTGCGGCGCCTCGGCACGGGGGCCTTCGCCGTGGTGTGGCTGGCCCACGACGAACGGCTGCACGCCGAGGTCGCGGTGAAGGTGATGGCCGACAACTGGTCGTACCGCCTGGACATCCGCGAACGCTTCGTGGCGGAGGCGCGATTGCTGCGCAGAGCCAACTCGGGTGGCGTGGTCCAGGTCTTCGACATCGGCGATCTCCCGGACGGACGGCCCTACTTCGTCATGGAGTACGCCGACCACGGCACCCTGGACGACCTGTTGACCGCGGGCGAGCTCGACGTGGACGAGGCGCTGCGGCTGACCGCCGAGGCGGCGCGCGGCGCGGCCGCACTGCACGACGCGGACATCGTGCACCGGGACATCAAGCCGTCGAACATCCTGCTCAAGGGCCGTCCGGGCGGCCACGAGCGGGTCCTCATCGCCGACCTGGGCCTGGCGAAGAACCTGGCCCAGGCGTCCGGCCTCACCGTGATCGCGGGCAGCAGTGGCTATATGGCGCCCGAGCAGGCGGAGCCGTACGACGGCATCGACGCGCGCGCCGACGTCTACAGTCTCGGCGCCGTCCTCCACCACCTGCTGACCGGCACGGTTCCCGGCCCGCCCGGCAAGGTGCTCCCCGCCGACGAGCTGCGGCCAGGCCTGCCCGCGCAGGTCGTGGCGGCGGTGCAGCGGGCCATGGAGCCGGACCGGGAGCAGCGCTGGGAGAGCGCGCGGGCGTTCACGGCGGAGCTGGAGCGGCTGCGGGAGCTCCCCACGTCCGGGGCGACGGCACCGGCCCCGGTCGGCCCGCCGGTACCTTCGGCCCCTGCTGGTTCGCCGGCACCGTCCGCCCCGGCCGGTTCGCCCGTACCGTCCGCCTCCGGTGCGTCTTCGGCCCCTGTGGGTTCGCCCGTTCCGCCGGCCCCGGGTGCACCTTCCGTCCCCAGTGGTTCGCCCGTACCGTCCGCTTCCAGTGCGTCTTCGGCCCCTGCTGGTTCGCCCGTACCACCGGCCTTCGGTGCACCTTCGGCCCCCAGCGCTTCGCCCGTACCTCCTGGTCCGGTGTTCGGCTCGCCCGTACCGGCGAATCCGGGCGACTTCGCCGCGCCGTCGCCCTCCCCGGAGCCCGTGGCGTTCTCCGAGTCCTTCGGCGCCCCCGAATTCGTCGCCTCCCCGGGGGCCTCCGCGTCCTTCACCTCGCCCGAGCGGCCCGGGCAGCCCGCGGGCTCCGTGTCCCCGGTGCCTGCGGCACCCGGCGGGGGCGGCCCTGATGCCCCGCGGCCCACCCGTACGCGGCGTCCCCGGACGTTGCGGACCGTACTGACCGTACTGACGGCCGTGGTCGTCGTCGCCGGGGCGGGAACGGCGCTGACCCTGTGGGAGCGCAGGCCGCCCAGCACGGAGCAGGTCAGCGACGCCACCGGGAAGCTCAGTCTGGAAGTCCCGCACGCCTGGGCCGTGCAGCTGGCCGACTCCGGCTGGTCACCCGGCGTCCTCGGCCTCGGCCGTACGCACCGGGCCGGCCTGACAGTGGCGGACTCCGTCTCGGGCTGGTCCGATCTGCGGACGGACGACGACGGCGTGTTCGCCGGTACGGTCGCTCCCGGGACGAGCAGTTCGGCGGCCCTGACCGCGAAGGTGAAGAAGAGCACCCACCCGGGCTGCCGGGACGCCGGCACGAAGACGTACTCGGACAGCAGGTGGCACGGCACCGTCCGCACCTGGGATTCCTGCGGAACCGGGGGCAGGAGTCTCAAGGAGATCGCGCTCGTCCCGGTCGCCGAGGGCAACCCTCCGGTGTACGTACAGATCAGGTGTGCCGAGAGCTTCGGCTCCGGCGCCACCGACCGCATTCTGCGGAGTGTGCGGGCCGCGGCGTGA
- a CDS encoding acyl-CoA synthetase, whose translation MNLGRYVRRTTSHQPGAEAVVCGATRLTYAALDEQSDRLATALHGLGLRKGDCVATLAGNRAELVVTEMALYKAALVRAPVNARLGEGEVAHLLRESGARVLLADASHLDAARHAVPGSGVRTVIGYDGPSDLGPGYAGLLADAVPDPVDTDCDDGDPAVLHFTSGSTGKLKAAIQTYGNRAAVMRKMVMGPDTRVGPGDRQILAGPVTHASGMPLLGIFFAGGCAVVLPSWDAEGFLATVQRERATHAFVVPTMVNTVLALPEARSYDVSTLRQLIYGAAPMSPQRIREAWELFGPVLSQGYGCGETTSGVLFLSTDDHRRAIEGEDEELLLSCGRPRAEAEVEVVDEHGVPVPDGEIGEIAVRGPDVVPGYFNEPDLTAASFRDGWFLTGDLARRRADGYVFIVDRKKDMIISGGFNIYAVEVESVLHQHPQVYAAAVVGVPDDRWGEAVKAVVVPREGSTLTEAGLIDFCAERLARMKKPRSVDFVDALPHNPNGKIDRRAIRDPYWAGSGRRVH comes from the coding sequence ATGAACCTCGGACGGTACGTACGCAGGACAACCAGCCATCAGCCCGGCGCCGAAGCCGTGGTCTGCGGGGCGACCCGGCTCACGTACGCGGCCCTCGACGAGCAGAGCGACCGGCTCGCCACCGCCCTGCACGGCCTGGGCCTCCGCAAGGGCGACTGTGTGGCGACCCTGGCGGGCAACCGCGCGGAACTCGTCGTCACGGAGATGGCCCTGTACAAGGCGGCGCTGGTGCGCGCCCCGGTCAACGCCCGGCTCGGTGAGGGGGAAGTGGCCCATCTGCTGCGCGAGTCGGGAGCGCGCGTCCTGCTCGCCGACGCCTCCCACCTGGACGCGGCGCGGCACGCGGTGCCCGGCAGCGGGGTGCGGACGGTGATCGGTTACGACGGGCCGAGCGACCTCGGTCCCGGCTACGCCGGCCTCCTCGCCGACGCCGTCCCCGACCCGGTCGACACCGACTGCGACGACGGCGACCCCGCCGTCCTGCACTTCACCTCCGGCTCGACGGGCAAGCTCAAGGCCGCGATCCAGACGTACGGCAACCGGGCAGCGGTGATGCGCAAGATGGTGATGGGTCCGGACACCCGCGTCGGCCCCGGCGACCGGCAGATCCTGGCCGGCCCCGTGACCCACGCCTCCGGTATGCCGCTGCTCGGCATCTTCTTCGCGGGCGGGTGCGCGGTGGTGCTGCCGAGCTGGGATGCCGAGGGCTTCCTCGCCACCGTCCAACGGGAACGCGCGACGCATGCGTTCGTCGTCCCGACCATGGTCAACACGGTGCTCGCGCTGCCGGAAGCCCGCTCCTACGACGTCTCCACCCTGCGCCAGCTGATATACGGGGCCGCGCCCATGTCGCCCCAGCGCATCCGTGAGGCCTGGGAGTTGTTCGGCCCGGTGCTGTCCCAGGGGTACGGCTGCGGGGAGACCACATCGGGAGTGCTGTTCCTGTCGACGGATGACCACCGGCGTGCCATCGAGGGCGAGGACGAGGAACTGCTGCTGTCCTGCGGCCGGCCGCGGGCCGAGGCCGAGGTCGAGGTCGTGGACGAGCACGGGGTGCCGGTGCCGGACGGCGAGATCGGGGAGATAGCGGTACGGGGCCCTGACGTCGTGCCCGGGTACTTCAACGAACCGGACCTCACCGCCGCCTCCTTCCGCGACGGCTGGTTCCTCACCGGCGACCTCGCGCGCCGCCGCGCGGACGGCTACGTCTTCATCGTCGACCGCAAGAAGGACATGATCATCTCCGGCGGTTTCAACATCTACGCCGTCGAGGTCGAGTCCGTCCTGCACCAGCATCCGCAGGTGTACGCGGCTGCCGTGGTCGGTGTCCCGGACGACCGGTGGGGCGAGGCGGTCAAGGCCGTCGTCGTGCCGCGCGAGGGCAGCACGCTGACCGAGGCCGGGCTCATCGATTTCTGCGCCGAACGCCTGGCCCGCATGAAGAAGCCCCGCTCGGTCGACTTCGTCGACGCGCTGCCCCACAACCCCAACGGCAAGATCGACCGCCGTGCGATCCGCGACCCCTACTGGGCGGGCTCCGGGCGCCGCGTCCACTGA